A window from Brachyhypopomus gauderio isolate BG-103 chromosome 6, BGAUD_0.2, whole genome shotgun sequence encodes these proteins:
- the mc5ra gene encoding melanocortin 5a receptor has product MNSSYVTTVPVPFWTFMVNASQVSYFPNITDAPHQTKSKACEQLNIATEVFLILGIISLLENILVICAIVKNKNLHSPMYFFVCSLAVADMLVSVSNAWETIVIYLLNNQQLVVEDHFIRQMDNVFDSMICISVVASMCSLLAIAVDRYVTIFYALRYHNIMTVRRASMIIAGIWTFCTGCGIIFIVYSDSTPVIVCLVSMFFTMLALMASLYSHMFVLARSHVKRIAALPGYNSIHQRASMKAAVTLTILLGIFIVCWAPFFLHLILMISCPRNLYCMCFMSHFNMYLILIMCNSVIDPLIYAFRSQEMRKTLREIICCYSLRNAFRMSK; this is encoded by the coding sequence ATGAATTCCTCTTATGTCACCACTGTCCCTGTGCCTTTCTGGACTTTCATGGTCAACGCCAGCCAAGTTTCCTATTTCCCGAACATCACAGACGCTCCGCATCAGACAAAGTCTAAGGCCTGCGAGCAGCTCAACATCGCCACGGAGGTCTTCCTCATCCTCGGCATCATCAGTCTTCTGGAGAACATTCTGGTCATCTGCGCCATAGTGAAGAACAAGAACCTCCACTCACCCATGTACTTCTTCGTGTGCAGCCTCGCCGTGGCCGACATGCTGGTGAGCGTCTCCAACGCGTGGGAGACCATCGTCATCTACCTGCTCAACAACCAGCAGCTGGTGGTGGAAGATCACTTCATCAGGCAAATGGACAATGTCTTCGACTCCATGATTTGCATCTCCGTGGTGGCCTCCATGTGCAGCCTCCTGGCCATCGCCGTGGACCGCTACGTCACCATCTTCTACGCGCTGCGCTACCACAACATCATGACGGTGCGGCGGGCGTCCATGATAATTGCAGGGATCTGGACGTTCTGCACGGGCTGTGGCATCATCTTCATCGTCTACTCCGACAGCACGCCTGTCATCGTGTGCCTGGTCTCCATGTTCTTCACCATGCTGGCCCTCATGGCGTCCCTCTACAGCCACATGTTCGTGCTTGCACGCTCCCACGTCAAGCGCATCGCCGCACTGCCGGGCTACAACTCCATCCACCAAAGAGCTAGCATGAAGGCCGCGGTGACGCTCACCATCCTGCTGGGCATCTTCATCGTGTGCTGGGCCCCGTTCTTCCTCCACCTCATCCTCATGATCTCCTGTCCCAGGAACCTCTACTGCATGTGTTTCATGTCCCACTTCAACATGTACCTCATCCTGATCATGTGCAATTCTGTCATCGACCCGCTCATCTACGCCTTCAGGAGTCAGGAGATGCGTAAGACCCTCCGCGAGATCATCTGCTGCTACAGCCTGAGGAACGCCTTCAGAATGTCCAAGTAA